The following are from one region of the Brienomyrus brachyistius isolate T26 chromosome 4, BBRACH_0.4, whole genome shotgun sequence genome:
- the LOC125739681 gene encoding uncharacterized protein LOC125739681 isoform X1, protein MGSFSVMALLFPLLLLVVSGSLNTTAMLDSNGTTPDYNNTKTLPHVTPVLYDSNETTPVYNGTEPFTTTPSTVTPQGYSMSCRQDPPLCCMSYDWSCYRGCHCDVGCLRRGDCCSDFKETCVTGFLNETTDLPTNGTNITSSGDFNASSQFPIWSLSGSCKSPEPMCCYWYDYNCYRGCFCDNACKNNGDCCPDYESTCSVTVLLNLNVRLLVPTAASEYEIDSALYSGAAQLDQALQSRYSYWWYYYNFYGLRVTRIARKP, encoded by the exons ATGGGCAGCTTCTCTGTGATGGCTCTGCTCTTCCCGCTTCTCCTGCTGGTGGTGAGCGGAAGCCTCAACACGACAG CGATGCTAGATTCCAATGGGACCACACCTGACTACAATAACACCAAGACATTGCCACATGTGACTCCAG TACTGTATGATTCGAATGAGACCACACCTGTGTACAATGGTACTGAACCCTTTACCACCACCCCCTCAACTGTTACGCCTCAAG GATATTCAATGAGCTGCAGGCAAGACCCTCCCCTGTGCTGTATGTCATATGACTGGAGCTGCTACAGGGGCTGCCACTGTGACGTGGGGTGTCTGAGACGTGGGGACTGCTGTTCCGACTTCAAAGAGACCTGTGTGACAG GTTTTCTGAATGAAACGACCGACTTGCCCACCAATGGCACCAACATCACCAGCTCTGGGGACTTCAATGCCAGCTCGCAGTTTCCCATCTGGTCCCTCTCAG GCAGCTGCAAATCACCAGAACCTATGTGCTGCTATTGGTATGACTATAACTGTTACAGGGGGTGTTTCTGCGACAATGCATGTAAGAATAATGGAGACTGCTGCCCTGACTACGAATCCACCTGCTCAG TGACGGTGTTGCTCAACTTGAATGTTAGGCTCCTGGTTCCGACTGCTGCAAGCGAGTATGAAATAGACTCGGCACTTTACTCG GGTGCCGCTCAGCTTGATCAGGCCTTACAGAGTCGCTACAGCTACTGGTGGTACTACTACAACTTCTATGGTTTGAGGGTCACCAGGATTgcgaggaagccctga